The Pecten maximus chromosome 17, xPecMax1.1, whole genome shotgun sequence DNA segment CATCCGGTTTAGACAGGGTAAACTGTATCAAATACTCATTTTCATTTGAGTGATTTTTACAGGATGCTCATAGATTCACAAATCATTTGAAATCATTTCTCGagaaatcaataaatacatataaaaccgAATCCGCATTCATAATGCAGAAGATGGCTACGTTTATAGCTTATAGTGAAGTTATTTGAATCTGAGTCTGCTATTTTAAGTGATGCCAATAAACGACAATTGAAGCCATGCTTGCTACAAGCCTCTGATGctgcacattttttttaaagaaacattttcTTACCGGGCACTTTAGTTGTTGCCGGTGCGGAAGTTGTGGTCGGACTCGCTATCGAGCAGTTGTTATTGCATAAATTGCTCGAGCAACACGTTGAGCAGATCACAGAGGACCGTTTCCTACCCACCACACCATCGATAGAAATACCTGTAGCTTTACAGTCctattaaaatgaaaacaatgtaTTAATAATCATTACCTAACGGATACCGATGCATTACGTGAAAGATATTTCAGAAAAGCCGCTTTGTACGACATGCACGCATGACGATCGAGTCTCGTTCTGTTCCGCAGTTTCAGTACCAAAACTGCATCAGGAAAAAGTTGAACACTTGAAATTACATGATAATATTGAAATCTCAAATAATCGGGGCAATACCTGAGTGACGGTTAACGTAAAAATGACCCAGGAAGGCGGCTGAATGTGGGCTGAATAATCGATGTTTGTTCTCCGTATTTTCTAATATATCCTCTTTCCAAATTGCAAAAATGTGGAATCTTAAATCTACCTATCTTTCTTTACTTTTCTATCTTTCTTTGCTTTGTTAGTCTAGGTGTTTCATTAACTTCAAATGATCCTGGTTGTTGCAAATGGCGTTAGATCAAttttttaaacaagaggccccatggggcctgtatcgctcacctggttggatttgaccaaatgtcaaaataatgttcaatacatgttcaatttgttttatttgtcaatctcaaaatAGCCTATAGATGGTTaaagtgtggggatcccaactgcattaaagaaataacaaagtccagactctctaagggtctgaaagacctcaaagattgtttttacaacatgcattcataactttatgactagtaccaatgtaaaggaattacttctatttcccctatggggccccacccctttggcccatTGGGGATCAAAATCAGCATTAATGAAACACCTGTTTCGCTTtcgccaaggatgtttctgaccaaattgggttcaaatccattcataactttatgaccagtagcgatttagaggaattacatctatttcccctattgggccccgcccctttggcccctttggggtcagagtcactatttatgcaaactatgttccccttcccccaaggatgtttctgaccaaattgggctcaaatccattcataacttaataacaagtagtgatttaaagaattacctctattttccctattaggccctgccccttggggtcagagtcacctattatgcaaaatctattccccttaccccaaggatgtttctgaccaaattgggttcaaatccattcataactttatgaccagtagcgatttagaggaattacatctatttcccctattgggccccgcccctttggcccctttggggtcagagtcactatttatgcaaactatgttccccttcccccaaggatgtttctgaccaaattgggctcaaatccattcataacttaataacaagtagtgatttaaagaattacctctattttccctattaggccctgccccttggggtcagagtcacctattatgcaaaatctattccccttaccccaaggatatttctgaccaaatggggctcaaatccattcataactttatgactagtagcgatttaaaggaattacctctatttcccctattgggcccgcccctttggcccctcgggggtcagagtgaccatttatgcaaaatctgttttccttcccccaaggatgtttctgaccaattttggttcaaatccattcataacttgatgactagtagcaatttaaaggaattacctctatttccctcggtccaggtgagctaaaaatgcaGTGAGCTACAAAAGTCATTAACGTTCCCCGCTCCAGCACTAGTGTTTTGGAGTATTCTTTacatttcaaatcaaatttcaaGAGTATACAGGTATGCTACAAAGAACACCCGGTTTGGATTCAATCGGGCCGTGGGTTTCCCCCTTTAAAACAATACTACCAATTATTTAATTGAAGTTTGAttttgaatgaatgtcaaggtcatttatctgaacaaacttggtagccatttaCCCTatcatgctacaggccaaatctcaactccctgagcctcttggttatttagaagttgtttgaagattttagcatgacccatgtgaccttgaatgaacaGGACTAATATCAAGCCTCTGAGCCTCGTGGTtatgagaagttgtttaaatgaaaaaaaagttgacGCACgacggcataagctcacttactctttgggcaggtgagctaattaTGTAGTTTTAGAACGGTTTACCTCACTTCCGTGTCCACATCGACTTGTCCACAACACAGATCCAGATAAACCACTTGCTCTCCGTCCGATGAAGCATTGCTGATTAAATAAAGAATGGCAATGATTATAagatattttcaatttgatttttttaaacacataaacatGTATGCTATAATTTTAGTCTTTATAGTGTATAAAGAGCTTCCTTACATACTTAATTAGGGAATTGTAttcttgtacatgtacatttgttatGTCAATAAAAGTTGATCGGCTGTTTCATTAATGATTTGAATTTATTAAATCTGTGGTGGGCTTAGAATGATAAGgggaatatatatttgttataatagATGGAAGTAAATATTGATGTCGTGTAGTAGGCTTTTCCTTTCCCCAAGACTTTTTTTTAGTTCTGTCTCCAGACGGAGGAATACCAAGTTTAGAATTGGTAGTAAGGCGTTTTCTCGGACTGTCTGTGTCTCTCACCTCGTGTATTGGACAGGTCCTGACTCTGTCACACTGATCAGGGCTGTGCATGTAGTCACAGGTGTAACAGAGAACCCGTCCAGTCAAATCCAACGCTGCACGAAATATAGAACACTTTTCGGGTAATTACTGCAATTCATCCTTACTTAATGATAAATAATGTAATCCTAGTCGAGTGTCAAAAAAACGAAAGGCCAGTTTGTTGGTTCATACTCGGCATTATCACCTACAATTTAATAattttacttacaaaataacCATAACCAAAAACTGCACTACACGGATATATATGAAGCGACTCTTGTTTCAGTCCACCTTTATATTTGTTGAGTTAACGGAAATAAAGATACTGCCATGTCACATATTCCCTtactttgatttgatttttaaaacttGCATACTAAGAGCCTGGGCCAACCTGTTGTATGACATACATTTAAACCATGTCAGTTATTTTTATTGACGTGTCAATAACTGAAAATCTACGAAAttcgaccttgaccttttgaccttagTGTATGTATTTTCGTAACATATACATCTTGACCAAACCTTATATAAATCGAATCATCAGCCGGGAATAAAATTTGTGGACCAACATGGATAAATATTTGTGTcatattggtttggtttggtttattttgtttaacatcctattaacatctaagttCATTTAGCATGTTTACCGTAGAAGGCGACTTAAAGTGAACCGCCTGAAGAATCAAGGATTCTTATTTCTTCTATTTACGGGACATGAAAGACACCGAAATtaatattctaattttgtaatatttcccCTTGGGGTCCCGCTCCTACAGATCCCGGGAAGCCACACTCTACGTTTATATAATGCATACTTTCaatatgtcaaaatattattggaCATCAAGCTGGACATGTCAGTCCTTTCCAAATTCatacaatcaaaattaataGTTACGTGGGTTGTTTTGCAGTGTTATCCACTTTCACAAATAAGGGGATAGAACTCCAAATTAATTTTAGTACTATACAAATTTATTAATCAATTAGCATCATACCATTAATTTAGATTTACTTTTAAAGTGCCTCGTACGGATTCTGGAAACAGGTCATAAGTGCCTGTGTACAGACATATCGACCATATACCCATAACAGAGGCATCACAGTTCATCAGCAACACTGCATATTATGGAATTTCACACAAGAAGAGTTTACTCGTTGTTTTCAGTTCTCTCAGATAATATAATGAAAACAGTAAGATTATAAATAATTCTTAAAATGTGCAAAACACTAGTTCTTTCACATCATATTAATGTTGttaatcataatttatatcatgatatatacaaaaatattgtttCACTCAAGCAGTAGTTGAGTGTTATCTTATGTTTATGTGGTGAGCAATATTACATTTCAactatttttgtatatatattcagtaaTAATTTGAAGAATAGAATTTTAGTGGTACATATTTTACATCCATTCAAAAGAGTTTGTAGAGGATAGTGCTCATGATTACATATTTGGATATAATGTGATGCGACTGTCTCCTGGTGTAAGTTTAAAGTTGgtattcaaagaaaaaaaatcatgattacATCTATATGCGGGTGATTCACTCAAGTGATCAATGTATATATCAGAGtttagttagttagttaaaatgcttaacggcccatcaacactataaaggtAATTCGGGCCAAAATAAGTGATCAAAAATACGAGCCATAAGGGCAAgagacaaaatgacataaatcaacgaaaaatgtagatatatattggttTAGGCTACTAACATTATGTCTGAGTTGACCGAGTAGCAAGTTATATTTTTTAAGTTcaacatatttaaatacattgGTAGTTTGTCTTGAGACTTAATGTGTGTTTTAAATATTACCCTAAAGAGTAAATGTTTGGAGCACCAAGTAAGAGTAGATTAAATTCTCCAGTTGGTGATGAACATAACTGTACGCATAATGTTCTGTTCTATATTATTGGGGATAGAATACTCAGCTATTTCTCAAAGGATATCTAGCATTAAGGACTAGTAGCGGATAATAAGGGAATATTGACGGACGAAGCTTTATTGCCTAATTCCATCGGCCCATCTGAGGTAACGAAACACGAAAATTATGCTGGCTATAAGCGACGTGAAGAAACAAGcggcccaggggccttaacggtcatctgactctaaattaaaaaccttctattattgtagtatgtattctctgtagcaagtatatagtggcactgttggccatggtggccatcttggatttctgaccgatccaataaataacaacacttgaccagaaccatctcaggatcatttctggtaagttacagctgaatcccactgatggaatttgagaagaagtttgaaataggtgttgttcaggaaaaaccatgattgcgcaatcatgttacaaaatggccgccgtggctacCATGTCGAAGCTTTTACGAAGCCAAAAAATAACcacactttgttgcctctccttccttaacatcgtcaccaatttccagctcaatcgcaccagtggaactggagaagaagtttaaaacgtgtttttcaagatggttgccatggcggccatcttggatttctgaccgacttgaaaaataacaacacttggtcaggaccatcacaaaatcatttctggtaagtaagagctcaatcccactggtgaaatttgagaagaagtttgatataggtgttgtttagaagaaccatgattgcgcaatcattttacaaaatggctgccgtggctgcaatgtcaaagtttttacgaggccgaaaaaataacaacactttattggctctccttccttaacatcctcaccaattttcagctcaatcgcaccagtggaactggagaagaagtttaaaatgtgtttttcaagatggttgccatggcggccatcttggatttctgaccgacttgaaaaataacaacacttggtcaagaccatctcaggatcatttctgcttagtaagagctgaatcccactggtggaatttgagaagaagtttgatataggtgttgtttagaagaaccatgattgcgcaatcatgttacaaaatggctgccgtggctgccatgtcaaagtttttacgaagccgaaaaataacaagactttattggctctccttccttaacatcctcaccaatttccagctcaatcacaccagtggaactggagaagaagtttaaaatgtgtttttcaagatggttgcca contains these protein-coding regions:
- the LOC117315504 gene encoding neuronal growth regulator 1-like translates to MHSPDQCDRVRTCPIHEQCFIGRRASGLSGSVLWTSRCGHGSEDCKATGISIDGVVGRKRSSVICSTCCSSNLCNNNCSIASPTTTSAPATTKVPVSKPVITYVSRSHAVMLGAQLHLTCRATGNPPPSISWNFFVPTDKFPNNFMVRNGGADVYIVGVTPENYGNYSCNASNSAGIDIRYVDISEPASG